The following proteins come from a genomic window of Denitromonas sp.:
- a CDS encoding LapA family protein — MRNVLLTVSVVLAAVFMLQNFHSIELSFVVWRIQTSVAMALLWAVVLGGLIGVLAMLPWTLRTRREARQVRHQLDAAAALPKPSSTTTPPPPRRPPETSQ, encoded by the coding sequence ATGCGTAATGTCCTGCTGACCGTGTCGGTGGTGCTCGCCGCGGTCTTCATGCTGCAGAATTTCCATTCGATCGAGTTGAGTTTCGTTGTCTGGCGGATCCAGACCTCGGTGGCGATGGCTCTGCTCTGGGCTGTTGTGCTCGGTGGCCTGATCGGCGTGCTGGCGATGCTGCCGTGGACCCTGCGCACGCGCCGCGAGGCGCGCCAGGTGCGCCATCAACTCGATGCGGCGGCCGCCTTGCCGAAACCCTCATCGACCACGACACCGCCACCCCCGCGCCGGCCGCCGGAGACGTCGCAGTGA
- a CDS encoding ATP-binding protein, with amino-acid sequence MLKHPATPSSPRTPRPGGNPLARLVSLRWYTVLAMLVLAVGAAPALNIRIPAVPILLIAAALGLWNLLTQRFLRPGDDPGAWSLLLELLIDLAAWSAVLYLTGGATNPLISLFLPLIAVGAAVLPVMQTWLLAVVSIGVYSLLWIYHRPLGLADPTRAIDWHLAGMWGTFAVSALVITWYVSRMTAAVRARDMALAQARERRLRNERIVAMANLAAGAAHEMGTPLGTMRLIVDNLQAQCCDDPETREDLGIMAQQIGHCRAILSRLTASGGQARVEAGGALDVADWLDELVMTIESQRPEVRIDCTDTSPLGGLRMVADQSLTQAVHNLINNAATASPDRRVTLDARRDGERFRLDILDRGPGIPADILDTLHQAPAKPDPGRGGLGIGLLLSLGAIEAFGGTLHYAAREGGGTITTVNLPLLNP; translated from the coding sequence ATGCTCAAGCACCCGGCCACCCCATCCAGCCCCCGTACGCCCCGCCCCGGCGGCAACCCACTGGCACGGCTCGTCTCTTTGCGCTGGTACACGGTGCTGGCCATGCTGGTGCTCGCCGTCGGCGCGGCCCCGGCCCTGAACATCCGCATCCCGGCCGTGCCAATCCTGCTGATCGCCGCCGCGCTTGGCCTGTGGAACCTGCTCACGCAACGGTTTCTGCGCCCCGGCGACGACCCCGGTGCATGGAGCCTGTTGCTCGAGCTGCTGATCGACCTGGCGGCCTGGAGCGCCGTGCTCTACCTGACCGGCGGCGCGACCAATCCGCTCATTTCGCTCTTCCTGCCGCTGATTGCTGTCGGTGCCGCCGTGCTGCCGGTCATGCAAACCTGGCTGCTGGCGGTGGTCTCGATCGGCGTCTATTCCCTGCTGTGGATCTACCACCGGCCGCTCGGCCTGGCCGACCCGACCCGCGCCATCGACTGGCACCTGGCGGGCATGTGGGGCACCTTTGCAGTGTCGGCGCTGGTGATCACCTGGTATGTCTCGCGCATGACCGCCGCCGTGCGTGCGCGCGACATGGCCCTGGCCCAGGCACGGGAACGCCGCCTGCGCAACGAGCGGATCGTCGCCATGGCCAACCTCGCCGCCGGCGCAGCCCATGAGATGGGCACCCCGCTGGGCACCATGCGGCTGATCGTCGACAACCTCCAGGCGCAGTGCTGCGATGATCCCGAAACCCGCGAGGATCTCGGCATCATGGCGCAGCAGATCGGTCACTGCCGGGCGATCCTGTCACGCCTGACGGCCTCCGGCGGCCAGGCGCGGGTCGAAGCCGGCGGTGCGCTCGATGTGGCCGACTGGCTGGACGAGCTGGTCATGACCATCGAATCGCAACGCCCCGAGGTGCGCATCGACTGCACGGACACATCGCCGCTGGGCGGCTTGCGGATGGTGGCAGACCAGTCACTGACCCAGGCGGTGCACAATCTCATCAACAACGCCGCCACCGCCTCGCCTGACCGCCGCGTCACCCTCGACGCACGTCGCGACGGCGAACGCTTCCGGCTGGACATTCTCGATCGCGGCCCGGGCATTCCTGCCGATATCCTCGACACCCTGCATCAGGCCCCCGCCAAACCAGACCCCGGCCGTGGCGGCCTGGGCATCGGCCTGCTGCTCAGTCTCGGCGCCATCGAAGCCTTCGGCGGCACGCTGCACTACGCCGCTCGCGAAGGTGGCGGTACCATCACCACCGTCAACCTGCCTCTCCTGAACCCATGA
- a CDS encoding MarR family winged helix-turn-helix transcriptional regulator — MSTSVSGSTTHEALRLFRAIYAAVRHHLQSIERRCGASGAQVWALALLARQPGMRVTELADAMAIHPSTASNLLAKAEKAGLLRRERSQADQRVVKLYLTDAGSDTLAKAPEPVAGLLPDALARLPQDVLLRLSGDLHTLAKSMAVQEDAAGRPFSDL; from the coding sequence ATGAGCACCTCCGTCTCCGGTTCGACCACACATGAAGCCCTGCGCCTGTTCCGCGCCATCTATGCGGCGGTGCGCCACCATCTGCAGAGCATCGAGCGCCGTTGCGGCGCCAGCGGCGCGCAGGTATGGGCGCTGGCGCTGCTGGCGCGGCAGCCGGGCATGCGCGTGACCGAGCTGGCCGATGCCATGGCGATCCATCCGTCGACCGCCAGCAACCTGCTGGCCAAGGCCGAAAAGGCCGGGCTGCTGCGCCGCGAGCGTTCGCAGGCCGACCAGCGCGTGGTCAAGCTCTATCTGACCGACGCCGGCAGCGACACGCTGGCCAAGGCGCCGGAGCCGGTTGCCGGCCTGCTGCCCGACGCGCTGGCCCGGCTGCCGCAGGACGTGTTGCTGCGTCTGAGCGGCGATCTGCACACGCTGGCCAAGAGCATGGCGGTGCAGGAAGATGCCGCCGGCCGGCCGTTCTCTGATCTCTGA
- a CDS encoding cation:proton antiporter: protein MNWPFLPAWPPDFNGFVLFGLLMLAGLVGGELAHRSGVLPRITGFIAIGFVLGPSVAGLVTPEMLDGAQVFVDVALGLILFQLGRLLDLSLAWRERPLLAAAVAEAGLAFAAVFLILMQFDIAPIQAAVAAAIGISSSPAVVLLVVRELGAKGPLTDRSLMLVAMNNIFSFLAYTALLPFIHYAHNSGWEIAVLEPLYVLGVSVGIAGVFSWLLLQLARLLPKEETTQFALLIGMIVGTVGVAQLANGSMLLSLLALGVMTRNLDRQSHVLPVDFGSGGEIFFVILFVVAGARLHLSDLSSAGFAAVAFVLARFVGKSLGVMILTRGGLDVRQSALTGLTLVPMAGMAIGLTQMTAARYPEFAATLSAIVLGAIVILETIGPVLTEYALKRSGEVPGVGRGGASDEATHDALAPLSVPPIDPPVPENKDA, encoded by the coding sequence ATGAACTGGCCGTTCCTGCCCGCGTGGCCACCCGATTTCAACGGTTTCGTCCTGTTCGGCCTGCTCATGCTTGCCGGCCTGGTCGGCGGCGAGCTGGCGCATCGTAGCGGTGTCCTGCCCCGGATCACCGGCTTCATCGCTATCGGTTTTGTCCTTGGCCCGAGTGTGGCCGGGTTGGTCACCCCCGAGATGCTCGACGGCGCGCAGGTGTTCGTGGATGTTGCCCTCGGCCTGATCCTGTTCCAGCTCGGGCGGCTGCTCGACCTGTCGCTGGCCTGGCGGGAGCGCCCGCTACTGGCTGCCGCGGTGGCCGAGGCCGGCCTGGCCTTTGCCGCGGTGTTCCTGATCCTGATGCAGTTCGACATCGCGCCCATCCAGGCGGCGGTGGCTGCCGCCATCGGCATTTCGTCCTCACCGGCGGTGGTGCTGCTGGTGGTGCGCGAACTCGGCGCCAAGGGGCCGCTGACCGATCGCAGCCTGATGCTGGTGGCGATGAACAACATCTTCTCCTTCCTTGCCTATACCGCGCTGCTGCCCTTCATCCACTACGCGCACAACTCGGGCTGGGAGATCGCCGTGCTCGAGCCGCTCTATGTGCTGGGTGTGTCGGTGGGGATCGCCGGTGTGTTCTCCTGGCTGCTGCTGCAACTGGCGCGCCTGCTGCCGAAGGAGGAGACCACCCAGTTCGCGTTGCTGATCGGCATGATCGTCGGCACCGTCGGCGTTGCCCAGCTGGCCAATGGCTCGATGCTGCTGAGCCTGCTCGCGCTGGGCGTGATGACGCGCAATCTGGATCGCCAGTCGCATGTGTTGCCGGTCGATTTCGGCAGCGGCGGCGAGATCTTCTTCGTCATCCTGTTCGTGGTGGCGGGGGCGCGCCTGCACCTGTCCGACCTGAGTTCGGCCGGCTTCGCCGCCGTCGCCTTCGTGCTGGCCCGTTTCGTGGGCAAGAGCCTGGGCGTGATGATCCTGACCCGCGGCGGGCTGGATGTTCGCCAGTCGGCCCTGACCGGCCTGACCCTGGTGCCGATGGCCGGCATGGCGATCGGGCTGACGCAGATGACGGCGGCACGCTATCCGGAGTTTGCCGCCACCTTGTCGGCCATCGTGCTCGGCGCCATCGTCATCCTCGAGACGATCGGCCCGGTGCTGACCGAATACGCGCTCAAGCGCAGCGGCGAGGTGCCCGGTGTCGGTCGCGGCGGGGCCTCCGATGAGGCCACCCACGATGCGTTGGCTCCGCTGAGTGTGCCGCCGATCGATCCGCCCGTGCCGGAGAACAAAGATGCGTAA
- a CDS encoding copper chaperone PCu(A)C has translation MKNAKHLIAAVVLACSSAAAMAGEVTVSEPWVRGTVAAQQATGAFMGLTAAKPMRLVGASSPVAPAVEVHEMRMDNDVMKMRQVEGIDLPAGQQVALKPGGYHIMLMGLTAPLTPGMNVPMTLTFEGADGTRETVEVDAPVRALASPAMKHGAH, from the coding sequence ATGAAGAACGCCAAACATCTGATCGCCGCCGTGGTGCTGGCCTGTAGCTCGGCCGCCGCCATGGCAGGCGAGGTGACCGTCAGCGAACCGTGGGTGCGCGGGACGGTCGCTGCACAGCAGGCCACGGGCGCCTTCATGGGCCTGACCGCGGCCAAGCCGATGCGCCTGGTCGGTGCCAGCAGCCCGGTGGCGCCGGCTGTCGAGGTGCACGAGATGCGCATGGACAACGATGTCATGAAGATGCGCCAGGTCGAGGGCATCGACCTGCCGGCGGGGCAGCAGGTAGCCCTCAAGCCGGGTGGCTATCACATCATGTTGATGGGGCTGACGGCGCCGCTGACGCCGGGCATGAACGTGCCGATGACGCTCACCTTCGAAGGCGCTGACGGCACGCGCGAGACCGTCGAGGTCGACGCGCCGGTACGTGCCCTGGCATCGCCGGCGATGAAGCACGGCGCGCACTGA
- a CDS encoding DJ-1/PfpI family protein, whose product MTRKILILAGDFVEDYELMVPFQALLAVGYTVHAVCPGKQAGEQIATAIHDFEGDQTYTEKRGHNFTLNASFDAIDPADYDGLCIPGGRAPEYIRLNARVLDIVRHFDQASKPIAAVCHGLQVLAAADVLRSKHCTAYPACGPDVRAAGGHYEEIAVDSAMTDGNLVSAPAWPAHPQWIAQFLALLGTTIHHA is encoded by the coding sequence ATGACACGCAAGATTCTGATACTGGCCGGCGATTTCGTCGAAGACTACGAACTGATGGTGCCCTTCCAGGCCCTGCTGGCCGTCGGCTACACCGTCCATGCCGTGTGTCCCGGCAAACAGGCCGGGGAGCAGATCGCCACGGCCATCCACGACTTCGAGGGCGACCAGACCTACACCGAAAAGCGTGGCCACAACTTCACCCTCAACGCCAGCTTTGACGCCATCGACCCGGCCGACTACGACGGCCTGTGCATCCCTGGCGGGCGAGCCCCCGAATACATCCGCCTCAACGCCCGTGTGCTCGACATCGTGCGCCACTTCGACCAGGCCAGTAAACCGATTGCCGCGGTGTGCCACGGGCTGCAGGTGCTGGCCGCCGCCGACGTGCTGCGCAGCAAGCACTGCACCGCCTACCCGGCCTGCGGGCCCGACGTGCGCGCCGCCGGTGGGCACTACGAAGAGATCGCGGTCGACAGCGCCATGACCGACGGCAACCTGGTGTCCGCCCCCGCCTGGCCGGCGCATCCGCAGTGGATCGCCCAGTTCCTGGCCCTGCTCGGCACCACCATTCACCACGCCTGA
- the uvrA gene encoding excinuclease ABC subunit UvrA codes for MDNIRIRGARTHNLKNIDLDLPRNRLTVITGLSGSGKSSLAFDTLYAEGQRRYVESLSAYARQFLQLMEKPDVDLIEGLSPAISIEQKATSHNPRSTVGTVTEIHDYLRLLFARAGTPYCPDHPDHPLEAQSVSQMVDHVLALPEDTKLMILAPVVANRKGEQLDLLSELRAQGFVRVRIDGEVVDLDAAPKLDKNKRHSIDVVVDRLKVRGDARQRLAESFETALTHAEGRAIALEMDSGAEHLFSSRFACPVCSFALAELEPRLFSFNNPAGACPKCDGLGAMEFFDAQRVVAHPALSLAGGAIRGWDRRNQFYYQMLTSLAKHYQFDIEAPFEDLPETVREVVLHGSGKTAIAFRYLSDSGRSVLKEHPFEGIIPNLERRYRETDSLAVREELAKLRGTQTCPVCAGARLRAEARHVRIGTRTLPELSHLPLGDCAHYFEHLQLTGHRAQIADKIVREVTNRLHFLINVGLDYLTLQRSADTLSGGEAQRIRLASQIGSGLTGVMYVLDEPSIGLHQRDNDRLLGTLKRLRDMGNTVIVVEHDEDAIRAADHVVDMGPGAGAHGGQVVAEGLPEDILHHPDSLTGAYLSGRRSIAIPAQRVAPRDDRELVLRGCRGNNLKGVNLHLPVGLLTCVTGVSGSGKSTLINDTLYAVAARHLYGSNAEPAAHDSVDGLAFFDKVINVDQSPIGRTPRSNPATYTGLLTPIRELFAGVPEARTRGYGPGRFSFNVKGGRCEACQGDGLIKVEMHFLPDMYVPCDVCHGKRYNRETLDVRYKGKTIHDVLEMTVSQALEFFAPVPAVARKLQTLDDVGLGYIGLGQSATTLSGGEAQRVKLALELSKRDTGRTLYILDEPTTGLHFQDIEMLLAVLHRLRDHGNTVVVIEHNLDVIKTADWLIDLGPEGGNGGGTILAAGTPETLAATPGSHTGTYLAPILARIAQTP; via the coding sequence ATGGACAACATACGAATTCGCGGTGCGCGCACCCACAACCTGAAGAACATCGATCTCGACCTGCCGCGCAACCGGCTGACCGTGATCACCGGCCTGTCGGGCTCGGGCAAGTCGTCGCTGGCCTTCGACACGCTCTACGCAGAGGGGCAGCGCCGCTATGTGGAGTCGCTGTCGGCCTACGCGCGGCAGTTCTTGCAGTTGATGGAAAAGCCCGATGTGGACCTCATCGAAGGCCTCAGCCCGGCGATCTCCATCGAACAGAAGGCGACCAGCCACAACCCGCGCTCGACCGTGGGCACGGTCACCGAGATTCATGATTACCTGCGCCTGCTCTTCGCCCGCGCCGGCACGCCCTACTGCCCCGACCACCCGGACCACCCGCTCGAAGCGCAGAGCGTGAGCCAGATGGTGGACCATGTGCTGGCGCTGCCCGAAGACACCAAGCTGATGATCCTCGCGCCGGTGGTGGCCAACCGCAAGGGCGAGCAGCTCGACCTGCTCTCCGAGCTGCGTGCGCAGGGCTTTGTGCGGGTACGCATCGACGGCGAGGTGGTGGACCTCGACGCCGCCCCCAAGCTCGACAAAAACAAGCGTCACAGCATCGACGTGGTGGTCGACCGCCTCAAGGTGCGAGGCGACGCCCGCCAGCGCCTGGCCGAGTCCTTCGAGACCGCGCTCACCCATGCCGAGGGCCGCGCCATCGCGCTGGAGATGGACAGCGGTGCCGAGCACCTGTTCTCGTCGCGCTTTGCCTGCCCGGTGTGCAGCTTTGCGCTGGCCGAGCTGGAGCCGCGCCTGTTCTCCTTCAACAACCCGGCCGGCGCCTGCCCCAAATGCGACGGCCTGGGCGCCATGGAGTTCTTCGACGCCCAGCGCGTGGTGGCCCACCCGGCGCTGTCGCTGGCCGGCGGCGCCATCCGCGGCTGGGACCGGCGCAACCAGTTCTACTATCAGATGCTCACGTCGCTGGCCAAGCACTACCAGTTCGACATCGAGGCACCCTTTGAGGATCTGCCCGAGACGGTGCGCGAGGTGGTGCTGCACGGCAGCGGCAAGACGGCGATCGCCTTCCGCTACCTCTCGGACAGTGGCCGCTCGGTGCTCAAGGAGCACCCCTTCGAAGGCATCATCCCCAACCTCGAACGGCGCTATCGCGAAACCGATTCGCTGGCCGTGCGCGAGGAGCTGGCCAAGCTGCGCGGCACCCAGACCTGCCCGGTGTGCGCCGGCGCCCGCCTGCGCGCCGAGGCGCGCCATGTGCGCATCGGCACCCGTACCCTGCCCGAGCTGAGCCACCTGCCGCTGGGCGATTGCGCCCACTATTTCGAGCACCTGCAGCTGACCGGCCACCGCGCCCAGATTGCCGACAAGATCGTGCGCGAGGTTACCAACCGCCTGCACTTCCTGATCAACGTCGGCCTCGACTACCTCACCCTGCAGCGCTCGGCCGACACGCTCTCGGGCGGCGAGGCGCAGCGCATCCGCCTGGCCAGCCAGATCGGCTCGGGCCTGACCGGCGTGATGTATGTGCTCGACGAGCCCTCCATCGGCCTGCACCAGCGCGACAACGACCGCCTGCTCGGCACGCTCAAGCGCCTGCGCGACATGGGCAACACGGTGATCGTGGTCGAGCACGACGAAGACGCCATCCGCGCCGCCGACCATGTGGTCGACATGGGCCCGGGCGCCGGTGCGCATGGTGGCCAGGTGGTGGCCGAGGGGTTGCCGGAAGACATCCTCCACCACCCCGATTCGCTCACCGGCGCCTACCTGTCGGGGCGGCGGTCCATCGCCATCCCGGCCCAGCGCGTCGCGCCGCGCGACGACCGCGAGCTGGTGCTGCGCGGCTGCCGCGGCAACAACCTCAAGGGCGTCAACCTGCACCTGCCGGTGGGTCTGCTCACCTGCGTCACCGGGGTGTCCGGCTCGGGCAAGTCCACCCTGATCAACGACACCCTGTACGCCGTCGCGGCGCGCCATCTGTATGGCTCGAATGCCGAGCCGGCAGCGCACGACAGTGTCGACGGGCTGGCCTTCTTCGACAAGGTGATCAACGTCGACCAGTCGCCCATCGGCCGCACGCCGCGCTCCAACCCGGCCACCTACACCGGCCTGCTGACGCCGATCCGCGAGCTGTTCGCCGGCGTGCCCGAAGCGCGCACCCGCGGCTATGGGCCGGGGCGCTTCTCGTTCAACGTCAAGGGCGGGCGCTGCGAGGCCTGCCAGGGCGACGGCCTGATCAAGGTCGAGATGCACTTCCTGCCCGACATGTACGTGCCCTGCGATGTCTGCCACGGCAAGCGCTACAACCGCGAGACGCTGGACGTGCGCTACAAGGGCAAGACCATCCACGACGTGCTGGAGATGACTGTCTCGCAGGCGCTGGAGTTTTTTGCCCCGGTACCGGCCGTGGCGCGCAAGCTGCAGACGCTGGACGACGTGGGCCTGGGCTACATCGGGCTCGGCCAGAGCGCCACCACGCTCTCGGGCGGTGAGGCCCAGCGGGTCAAGCTGGCGCTGGAGCTGTCCAAGCGCGACACCGGCCGCACGCTGTACATCCTCGACGAACCGACCACCGGCCTGCACTTCCAGGACATCGAGATGTTGCTCGCGGTGCTGCACCGGCTGCGCGACCATGGCAACACGGTGGTGGTGATCGAGCACAATCTGGACGTCATCAAGACGGCCGACTGGCTGATCGACCTCGGCCCGGAGGGCGGTAACGGCGGCGGCACCATTCTGGCCGCCGGCACGCCGGAGACCCTCGCGGCCACGCCGGGCAGCCACACCGGCACCTACCTCGCTCCCATACTTGCCCGTATTGCGCAAACACCTTGA
- a CDS encoding bifunctional diguanylate cyclase/phosphodiesterase: MVGSIKAIHKYTRDLEYYATRDPLTGLYNQRVFWELLGYEVGRSQRHSTPFTLLLLDLDNFKLINDHYGHACGDRFLQQFATGVGEALRPGDIFARYGGDEFVVVLPEADMEQGYTVAQRVLEVARSVSIEAKNGDRLHASASIGVAVYPDHAADPKDLFLFADSMMYRAKAEGKERVRLPTNADVMTVFRDLSEMGVAVLAAVEEKRITPYFQPIMGIANKQVAAVEVLSRIEINGEVIRADQFIEIAEKVGVIHRLDAIVIEAALARVAGTDYDGYLFFNLSPRALVLSEFTSTLRTIVANSGFPPERIVFEITERDTVKNLSLMQRFLSELRAEGFKLAIDDFGSGFSSFHYLRNFTFDFLKIEGDFVANMLHNDRDQVFVRSITALARQLDIQVIAEFVENAEILTLLEEIGIDYAQGYLIGRPSRQMPGVPVSIAAG; encoded by the coding sequence GTGGTCGGCTCGATCAAGGCCATCCACAAATACACCCGCGACCTGGAATACTACGCCACCCGCGACCCCCTCACCGGGCTCTACAACCAGCGCGTGTTCTGGGAACTGCTGGGCTATGAAGTCGGCCGCAGCCAGCGCCATTCGACGCCCTTCACCCTGCTGCTGCTCGACCTCGACAACTTCAAGCTGATCAACGACCACTACGGCCACGCCTGCGGTGACCGCTTCCTGCAGCAGTTCGCCACCGGGGTCGGCGAGGCGCTGCGCCCGGGCGACATCTTCGCCCGCTACGGCGGCGACGAGTTCGTGGTGGTGCTGCCCGAGGCCGACATGGAGCAGGGCTACACCGTGGCGCAGCGCGTGCTCGAAGTGGCGCGCAGCGTGTCGATCGAAGCCAAGAACGGCGATCGCCTGCACGCCTCGGCATCCATCGGCGTGGCGGTCTATCCCGACCACGCGGCCGACCCGAAAGACCTCTTCCTGTTTGCCGACTCGATGATGTATCGCGCCAAGGCCGAGGGCAAGGAGCGGGTTCGCCTGCCCACCAACGCCGACGTGATGACCGTCTTCCGCGATCTGTCGGAGATGGGCGTGGCGGTGCTGGCGGCGGTCGAAGAAAAGCGCATCACCCCGTATTTCCAGCCGATCATGGGCATTGCCAACAAACAGGTGGCGGCGGTCGAGGTGCTCTCGCGCATCGAGATCAACGGCGAGGTGATTCGCGCCGACCAGTTCATCGAGATTGCCGAGAAGGTTGGCGTCATCCACCGCCTCGACGCCATCGTGATTGAAGCCGCGCTGGCCCGCGTGGCAGGCACCGACTACGACGGCTACCTGTTCTTCAACCTCTCGCCGCGCGCCTTGGTGCTGTCGGAATTCACTTCCACCTTGCGCACCATCGTCGCCAACTCGGGCTTCCCGCCCGAGCGCATCGTGTTCGAGATCACCGAGCGCGACACGGTCAAGAACCTCAGCCTGATGCAACGCTTCCTGTCGGAGCTGCGCGCCGAGGGCTTCAAGCTGGCCATCGACGACTTCGGCTCGGGTTTCTCCTCCTTCCACTACCTGCGCAACTTCACCTTCGACTTCCTCAAGATCGAAGGGGATTTCGTGGCCAACATGCTCCACAACGACCGCGACCAGGTCTTCGTGCGCAGCATCACGGCCCTGGCCCGCCAGCTCGACATTCAGGTCATCGCCGAATTCGTCGAAAACGCCGAGATCCTCACCTTGCTGGAAGAAATCGGCATCGACTACGCGCAGGGCTATCTCATTGGCCGGCCCAGCCGCCAGATGCCGGGCGTCCCTGTGAGCATCGCCGCCGGCTGA
- the galE gene encoding UDP-glucose 4-epimerase GalE: MACILVTGGAGYIGSHTCVALLAAGHQVVVVDNYSNSKPQALARVAQIAGRAVDAVHAVDIRDRDALAAVFAAHPVDAVIHFAGLKAVGESVQQPHAYYDNNVAGTLVLLEVMAAHGVKRMVFSSSATVYGDPASVPIREDFPTGPTNPYGRTKWMLEFILQDVAAADADWDIALLRYFNPVGAHPSGLIGEDPNGIPNNLMPFVSQVAVGKLAELSVFGDDYATVDGTGVRDYIHVVDLAAGHVRAVERLMQGAGVLTLNLGTGRGYSVLEVVKAFEQASGRPVPYRIAPRRAGDIAQCYADPARAEAELGWRAEHDLADMCADAWRWQSGNPDGYGR, from the coding sequence ATGGCATGCATTCTCGTCACTGGCGGCGCTGGTTACATCGGCTCGCACACGTGCGTGGCGCTGCTGGCCGCCGGGCATCAGGTGGTGGTGGTCGACAACTACAGCAACAGCAAACCGCAGGCGCTGGCGCGCGTGGCGCAGATCGCTGGTCGGGCCGTCGACGCGGTGCATGCGGTCGATATCCGCGACCGCGACGCGCTGGCGGCGGTGTTCGCCGCACATCCGGTGGATGCGGTGATCCACTTCGCCGGGCTGAAGGCGGTGGGCGAGTCGGTCCAGCAGCCCCATGCCTACTACGACAACAATGTCGCCGGTACCCTGGTGCTGCTCGAGGTCATGGCGGCGCACGGCGTCAAGCGCATGGTTTTCAGCTCGTCGGCCACGGTGTACGGCGACCCGGCCAGCGTGCCGATCCGCGAAGACTTCCCCACCGGCCCGACCAATCCCTATGGGCGCACCAAGTGGATGCTCGAGTTCATCCTGCAGGATGTGGCCGCCGCCGATGCTGATTGGGATATTGCCCTGCTGCGCTATTTCAATCCCGTCGGTGCCCACCCGTCCGGCCTGATCGGCGAGGACCCCAACGGCATTCCGAACAACCTGATGCCCTTTGTGAGCCAGGTCGCCGTGGGCAAGCTGGCCGAGCTGAGCGTGTTTGGTGACGACTACGCCACTGTCGACGGCACTGGCGTGCGTGACTACATCCATGTGGTCGATCTGGCAGCCGGCCATGTGCGGGCCGTCGAGCGGCTGATGCAGGGGGCCGGTGTGCTCACGCTCAACCTGGGCACGGGGCGCGGCTACAGCGTGCTGGAAGTGGTCAAGGCCTTTGAGCAGGCGTCGGGCCGGCCGGTGCCCTACCGGATCGCGCCGCGCCGCGCCGGCGACATCGCGCAGTGCTACGCCGATCCGGCGCGGGCCGAGGCCGAGCTGGGGTGGCGGGCCGAGCATGACCTGGCCGACATGTGCGCCGATGCGTGGCGCTGGCAGTCGGGCAACCCGGACGGCTACGGCCGGTAG
- a CDS encoding ribbon-helix-helix domain-containing protein produces the protein MCNLYSGQDPANYETVKRSVRLNGHVTSVALERQFWDILERLAATEGFSLAQFLARLHDEHLARHGDVSNFSSLLRVACTIYLSRGERPSGEAAAA, from the coding sequence ATGTGCAATCTGTATTCGGGGCAGGACCCGGCCAACTATGAAACCGTGAAGCGGTCGGTGCGCCTCAACGGCCATGTCACCAGCGTGGCGCTGGAGCGCCAGTTCTGGGACATTCTCGAGCGCCTGGCGGCGACCGAGGGCTTTAGCCTGGCGCAGTTTCTTGCCCGCCTGCATGACGAACACCTGGCCCGGCATGGTGATGTCAGCAATTTCTCGTCCCTGCTGCGGGTGGCCTGCACCATCTATCTGAGCCGCGGCGAGCGGCCCTCGGGCGAGGCCGCCGCCGCTTGA